One stretch of Aquimarina sp. Aq107 DNA includes these proteins:
- a CDS encoding sensor histidine kinase — MLQEEQILLIVYFTVIILFFVVFGIMFFVAFQRRKNKLLLEKFKVKQRFEEELQNSKLEIQEQTLKNVSWELHDNIGQLLSTAVMQINILSSNLEPKIKESVQDIRGLVGDSLQEIRNLSKTLNHEVIQNIGLEKSIQVELDRFKKLNFLTPELIVDGEEVLINPKDEIIIYRIVQEFFSNTIKHAEALHLLVKLNYTPQDLTIVIKDDGVGYDMESVQANSGLLNMKSRASLVNASLDCFSEPGKGVLLTLRYPFKEEDKV; from the coding sequence ATGCTACAAGAAGAACAAATCTTATTAATTGTTTATTTTACTGTTATCATTTTGTTTTTTGTGGTATTCGGTATTATGTTCTTTGTTGCTTTCCAACGACGGAAAAACAAACTACTTCTGGAGAAATTTAAAGTAAAACAACGATTTGAGGAGGAACTACAAAACTCCAAATTAGAAATCCAAGAACAAACACTGAAAAATGTAAGTTGGGAGTTACACGATAATATTGGTCAGTTGTTATCTACTGCTGTTATGCAGATCAATATCCTAAGCTCTAATCTAGAGCCTAAAATCAAAGAATCTGTGCAAGATATAAGAGGTTTGGTAGGAGATAGTCTACAAGAAATAAGAAACCTATCAAAAACCTTAAATCATGAGGTTATCCAGAATATAGGGTTAGAAAAATCCATCCAAGTAGAATTAGACAGATTCAAAAAACTGAATTTTTTAACTCCCGAGTTAATTGTAGATGGAGAAGAAGTGCTTATCAATCCTAAAGATGAAATCATTATATATCGTATTGTTCAGGAATTTTTCTCTAACACTATTAAGCATGCAGAAGCATTACATCTACTAGTAAAATTAAATTATACTCCTCAGGATTTGACCATTGTTATAAAAGATGACGGTGTAGGATATGATATGGAATCAGTGCAAGCCAACTCTGGATTATTAAATATGAAAAGTAGGGCGTCTCTTGTTAATGCAAGTTTAGATTGTTTTTCTGAGCCCGGTAAAGGAGTATTGCTTACCTTGCGATATCCATTTAAAGAAGAGGACAAAGTTTAA
- a CDS encoding response regulator transcription factor, producing the protein MKKKTVVIVDDHLLFAQSLESLITNLEGYEVLAILKNGKELTQYYLHKRKKPELILLDVKMPVMDGIQTMQWLKENQPEQKVLALTMEDDEETIIKMLRAGARGYLLKDIHPENFEFAMKMVIEQGFYYSSKIETALKYSEKTDADIGQNLADKLTDREWTFLKYACSELTYKSIAGEMNLSPKTIENYRESVFKKLQVKTRVGLVIYCMKNNLFKLD; encoded by the coding sequence ATGAAGAAAAAAACGGTAGTTATTGTAGATGATCATCTTCTATTTGCACAATCTCTAGAAAGCCTTATTACTAATCTAGAAGGGTATGAGGTGTTAGCTATTTTAAAAAACGGAAAAGAACTAACACAATATTATCTACATAAAAGAAAGAAACCCGAATTGATATTACTAGATGTAAAAATGCCAGTTATGGATGGTATCCAGACGATGCAATGGTTAAAAGAAAATCAACCAGAGCAGAAGGTGTTAGCATTGACGATGGAAGATGATGAGGAGACTATTATAAAAATGCTAAGAGCAGGAGCGAGAGGGTATTTATTAAAAGATATTCATCCTGAGAACTTCGAGTTTGCTATGAAAATGGTCATAGAGCAAGGGTTTTATTATTCCAGTAAAATAGAAACGGCGTTAAAATACTCTGAAAAAACGGATGCAGATATTGGTCAAAATCTAGCAGATAAGTTAACTGATAGAGAGTGGACTTTTTTAAAGTATGCATGCTCAGAATTAACATATAAAAGCATTGCTGGCGAAATGAACCTTAGTCCTAAAACAATTGAAAATTATAGGGAATCGGTATTTAAAAAACTTCAAGTTAAGACTCGAGTTGGTTTGGTTATATATTGTATGAAAAATAATTTATTTAAGTTGGATTAA
- the ilvD gene encoding dihydroxy-acid dehydratase: MSINKYSKQVTQDDTQPAAQAMLHAIGLTDEDFNKPLVGIASTGYEGNPCNMHLNDLAKLVKQGTKEEDVVGLIFNTIGVSDGISMGTPGMRFSLPSRDVIADSMETVVQAMSYDGMVTVVGCDKNMPGALMAMIRLNRPSILVYGGTIASGCHEGKKLDIVSAFEAWGEKVAGTMENSEYKSVIKKAVPGAGACGGMYTANTMASAIEALGMSLPYNSSNPAISKNKEEESIAAGRAMRTLLEKDIKPLDIVTKRSLENAIRLVTVLGGSTNAVLHFLAIARAADVEFTLADFQRISDETPFLADLKPSGKYLMEDVHEVGGVPAVLKYLLKKGLLHGDCLTVTGKTLAENLLDVPDLTEGQDVIKPLENPIKPTGHLRIMFGNLAEDGCVAKITGKEGLRFQGKAKVFNSEYDANDGIRDGLVEKGNVVVIRYEGPKGGPGMPEMLKPTAAIMGAGLGKDVALITDGRFSGGTHGFVVGHITPEAQEGGLIALVEDGDVITIDAETNSITVAIEEEEIKRRKASWVQPPLKFKKGVLYKYANTVSSASRGCVTDEF; encoded by the coding sequence ATGAGTATTAATAAATATAGTAAACAGGTAACACAGGACGATACACAACCAGCAGCACAAGCAATGCTTCATGCAATTGGTTTGACTGATGAAGATTTTAACAAGCCTCTAGTGGGGATTGCAAGTACAGGTTATGAAGGTAATCCTTGTAATATGCATCTTAATGATTTGGCAAAATTAGTAAAGCAAGGAACAAAAGAAGAAGATGTTGTTGGTCTTATATTCAATACGATTGGTGTTAGTGATGGTATTTCTATGGGAACTCCCGGAATGCGTTTTTCGTTACCTTCTAGAGATGTAATTGCTGATTCTATGGAGACAGTTGTTCAGGCAATGTCTTATGATGGTATGGTCACTGTAGTAGGATGTGATAAAAATATGCCAGGTGCGTTGATGGCTATGATTCGATTAAACCGACCATCAATTTTAGTGTATGGAGGAACTATAGCTTCTGGATGTCACGAAGGAAAGAAACTGGATATTGTTTCGGCGTTTGAAGCTTGGGGAGAGAAGGTAGCTGGAACTATGGAGAATAGTGAATATAAAAGCGTAATTAAAAAAGCCGTTCCCGGAGCAGGTGCCTGTGGAGGAATGTATACAGCAAATACAATGGCTTCTGCAATCGAAGCCTTAGGAATGTCTTTGCCTTATAATTCTTCAAATCCAGCAATTAGTAAAAATAAAGAAGAAGAAAGTATCGCGGCAGGACGTGCGATGCGAACTCTTTTAGAAAAAGATATTAAGCCATTAGATATTGTAACCAAAAGGTCATTAGAAAATGCGATTCGTTTGGTAACTGTACTTGGAGGTTCTACGAATGCGGTATTACATTTTCTGGCAATAGCTAGGGCTGCAGATGTAGAGTTTACGTTAGCGGATTTTCAAAGAATAAGTGATGAAACTCCATTCTTAGCGGATTTAAAACCAAGTGGGAAATATTTGATGGAAGATGTGCATGAAGTAGGAGGTGTTCCTGCAGTACTTAAATATTTATTAAAGAAGGGGTTATTGCATGGAGATTGTCTAACAGTAACAGGAAAAACACTAGCCGAGAATTTATTAGATGTTCCAGATCTTACAGAGGGACAAGATGTAATAAAACCATTAGAAAATCCAATCAAACCAACAGGTCATTTAAGAATTATGTTTGGTAATCTAGCTGAAGATGGTTGTGTTGCTAAAATTACAGGAAAAGAAGGACTTCGTTTTCAAGGGAAAGCAAAAGTCTTTAATAGTGAATATGATGCTAATGATGGTATAAGAGATGGATTAGTAGAAAAAGGTAATGTAGTCGTCATAAGGTACGAAGGTCCTAAAGGAGGTCCCGGAATGCCAGAAATGTTAAAACCTACAGCGGCAATTATGGGAGCGGGCCTTGGTAAAGATGTTGCATTAATTACTGACGGAAGATTCTCTGGCGGAACGCATGGATTTGTAGTAGGGCATATCACTCCAGAAGCACAAGAAGGAGGTTTGATTGCATTAGTAGAAGATGGAGATGTTATTACAATCGATGCAGAAACAAATTCTATTACAGTTGCTATAGAAGAGGAAGAAATTAAAAGAAGAAAAGCTTCTTGGGTTCAACCACCATTGAAATTCAAAAAAGGAGTTTTGTATAAATATGCCAATACAGTTTCATCTGCATCACGAGGATGTGTTACAGATGAGTTCTAA
- the ilvB gene encoding biosynthetic-type acetolactate synthase large subunit — METQTQTIEKEAKETTGHMTGAEAVIHCLLAEGVDLIYGYPGGAIMPVYDELYKFQDKLHHVLTRHEQGATHAAQGYARTSGKVGVAIATSGPGATNFVTGIADAQIDSTPMVCITGQVGSHLLGSDAFQETDIIGISTPITKWNHQVTKAEDIPSVLAKAFYIARSGRPGPVLIDITKDAQFGELDFKYQKCKGVRSYKPIPETDPETLKQAADLINEAKKPMIVFGQGVILGEAEEELRSFVEKTGIPAAWTILGLSALPTSHELNVGMVGMHGNYGPNKLTNECDLLIAIGMRFDDRVTGNLETYAKQAKIIHFEIDPAEVNKNVEVDVAVMGNVKNTLSDILALVKSNTHKTWLQEFKDFDTIEYDKVIKEELYPSKDGLSMGEVLRGINEETKGDAVIVSDVGQHQMIACRYAEFVRTKSNVTSGGLGTMGFALPAAIGAKMGAPEREVVAIIGDGGYQMTIQELGTIFQTRVPVKIVVLNNDFLGMVRQWQQLFFDKRYASTEMVNPDFVTIAKGYHIDAKRVTKREELGDAIKEMITSKEPYFLEVCVEKENNVFPMIPTGASVSDIRLS; from the coding sequence ATGGAAACACAAACGCAGACAATAGAAAAAGAAGCAAAAGAAACCACAGGTCATATGACAGGTGCAGAAGCAGTAATACATTGTTTACTTGCAGAAGGTGTGGATTTAATTTATGGATATCCTGGAGGAGCAATTATGCCAGTTTATGATGAGCTATATAAGTTTCAGGATAAACTTCATCACGTGCTTACCAGACATGAGCAAGGTGCTACTCATGCCGCTCAAGGATATGCTAGAACAAGTGGAAAAGTTGGAGTGGCGATAGCTACATCTGGTCCAGGAGCAACTAATTTTGTGACTGGTATAGCGGACGCTCAAATAGATTCTACACCGATGGTTTGTATCACTGGACAAGTGGGATCTCATTTATTAGGATCTGATGCTTTTCAGGAAACGGATATTATAGGAATTTCTACGCCAATTACTAAATGGAATCATCAGGTTACTAAAGCTGAAGATATTCCTTCTGTGTTAGCCAAAGCATTTTATATTGCGCGCTCAGGTCGTCCAGGACCTGTTCTGATCGATATAACTAAAGACGCTCAGTTTGGTGAACTTGATTTTAAGTATCAAAAATGTAAAGGAGTACGAAGCTATAAACCGATTCCTGAAACGGATCCTGAAACATTAAAACAAGCTGCGGATTTAATTAATGAAGCAAAAAAACCGATGATTGTTTTTGGTCAAGGTGTAATTCTTGGTGAAGCAGAAGAGGAACTAAGAAGTTTTGTAGAAAAAACAGGTATTCCTGCTGCTTGGACAATTTTAGGATTATCAGCATTACCAACTTCTCACGAATTAAATGTGGGTATGGTAGGGATGCATGGTAATTATGGGCCTAATAAGCTTACTAATGAATGTGATTTGTTAATAGCTATAGGAATGCGTTTTGATGATCGTGTTACTGGTAATTTAGAGACCTATGCTAAACAGGCAAAGATTATTCATTTTGAAATAGATCCAGCAGAAGTTAACAAAAATGTAGAAGTAGATGTTGCTGTTATGGGTAATGTGAAGAATACGTTGTCTGATATTCTTGCTTTAGTAAAATCTAATACTCATAAAACTTGGTTACAAGAATTTAAAGACTTTGATACTATTGAATATGATAAAGTAATCAAAGAAGAATTATATCCTTCTAAGGATGGTCTTTCTATGGGAGAAGTACTTAGAGGAATTAATGAAGAAACTAAAGGAGATGCCGTGATCGTGTCTGATGTAGGACAGCATCAAATGATTGCTTGTCGATATGCAGAATTTGTGAGAACAAAAAGCAATGTAACTTCTGGAGGTTTAGGAACTATGGGATTTGCCTTGCCAGCAGCGATTGGAGCAAAAATGGGAGCTCCTGAACGAGAAGTTGTAGCTATCATAGGTGATGGCGGATATCAAATGACCATACAAGAATTGGGAACTATTTTTCAAACAAGGGTTCCAGTAAAGATTGTGGTATTAAATAATGACTTTTTGGGAATGGTTCGTCAATGGCAACAATTGTTTTTTGACAAAAGATATGCTTCCACGGAAATGGTGAATCCAGATTTTGTAACCATTGCAAAAGGATATCATATTGACGCAAAAAGAGTTACGAAAAGAGAAGAGTTAGGAGATGCTATTAAAGAAATGATAACTTCAAAAGAACCTTACTTTTTAGAAGTATGTGTAGAAAAGGAAAATAATGTATTCCCGATGATACCAACAGGAGCATCGGTTTCAGATATAAGATTGAGTTAG
- the ilvN gene encoding acetolactate synthase small subunit: MERECYTISVYTENNIGLLNRISAIFLKRHINLDSMTASVSEIKDVFRFTIVVKITEEQVKKLVGQIEKQIEVIKAFYHKDDETIYQETALFKVASKLLFEERQIQNVIKESNANIVTVTPEFFVLEKTGRRKEVEELYDKLEPYGLMQFVRSGRIAVTKEKMHISKIIESFGIEVA, from the coding sequence ATGGAGAGAGAATGTTATACAATTTCAGTATACACTGAGAATAATATAGGATTGCTAAATAGGATATCTGCAATCTTCCTAAAGCGTCATATCAATTTAGATAGTATGACTGCTTCAGTTTCAGAAATTAAAGATGTTTTTCGATTTACTATTGTTGTAAAAATAACAGAGGAGCAGGTTAAGAAGTTGGTAGGTCAGATAGAAAAGCAAATAGAAGTTATCAAGGCTTTTTATCATAAAGATGATGAAACAATATATCAAGAAACTGCGCTATTCAAGGTTGCTTCTAAATTGTTGTTTGAAGAACGACAAATACAGAATGTGATTAAAGAAAGTAATGCGAATATTGTAACTGTTACGCCAGAGTTTTTTGTATTAGAAAAAACAGGAAGGCGCAAGGAAGTAGAAGAGTTGTATGATAAGCTAGAGCCTTATGGGTTAATGCAATTTGTGCGTTCTGGTAGAATTGCCGTAACAAAAGAAAAGATGCATATATCTAAAATAATCGAAAGCTTTGGAATAGAAGTAGCTTGA
- the ilvC gene encoding ketol-acid reductoisomerase: MANYFNTLSLRDQLTQLGKCRFMDSSEFTDGVNALKGKKIVIVGCGAQGLNQGLNMRDSGLDISYTLREAAIKEQRQSYKNATDNGFAVGTYEELVPNADVVINLTPDKQHTQVVNTVMPLMKKGATLSYSHGFNIVEEGMQVRDDLTVIMVAPKSPGSEVREEYKRGFGVPTLIAVHPENDPQGFGLSQAKAYAVGTGGDRAGVLESSFVAEVKSDLMGEQTILCGLLQTGSILCFDKMVEKGIDARYASKLIQYGWETITEALKYGGITNMMDRLSNPSKIKAFELSEELKEIMRPLFQKHMDDIIGGHFSKTMMEDWANDDKNLLSWRAATGETAFEKTPAGDVEISEQEFYDNGVLMVAMVRAGVELAFEAMTSSGIIEESAYYESLHETPLIANTIARKKLFEMNRVISDTAEYGCYLFDHACKPLLGDFMKKIDIDVIGKAFDQDKSNGVDNAKLIEVNAALRNHPIEVVGARLRASMTAMKPIV, encoded by the coding sequence ATGGCAAATTATTTTAATACGCTATCATTAAGAGATCAATTAACACAATTAGGGAAATGTAGATTTATGGACTCTTCTGAGTTTACGGATGGAGTCAATGCATTAAAAGGGAAGAAAATAGTAATTGTAGGTTGTGGAGCACAAGGACTGAATCAAGGTCTTAATATGAGAGATTCTGGATTAGATATTTCATATACGCTTCGCGAAGCTGCTATTAAAGAACAGAGACAATCTTATAAGAATGCTACAGATAATGGTTTTGCTGTAGGAACTTATGAAGAATTAGTTCCTAATGCAGATGTAGTAATTAATCTAACACCAGATAAACAACATACTCAGGTAGTAAATACTGTAATGCCATTAATGAAAAAAGGAGCGACATTGTCGTATTCTCATGGATTTAATATTGTAGAAGAAGGAATGCAAGTGCGTGATGATCTTACGGTTATTATGGTAGCGCCAAAAAGTCCGGGTTCTGAAGTTAGAGAAGAGTATAAAAGAGGTTTTGGAGTACCAACATTAATAGCAGTACATCCTGAGAATGATCCGCAAGGTTTCGGATTATCGCAAGCAAAAGCCTATGCTGTAGGTACTGGTGGCGATAGAGCAGGTGTATTAGAATCTTCATTTGTAGCAGAAGTGAAATCTGATTTAATGGGAGAACAAACAATTCTTTGTGGCCTTTTACAGACCGGTTCTATACTTTGTTTTGATAAGATGGTAGAAAAAGGAATAGATGCAAGATATGCTTCAAAATTAATTCAATATGGATGGGAAACTATTACTGAGGCATTAAAGTATGGTGGAATTACGAATATGATGGATAGATTGTCTAATCCTTCTAAGATAAAAGCATTTGAATTGTCCGAAGAATTAAAAGAAATAATGCGTCCATTGTTCCAAAAGCATATGGACGATATTATAGGAGGGCATTTCTCTAAAACTATGATGGAAGATTGGGCAAATGATGATAAGAATCTATTGTCGTGGAGAGCGGCTACAGGAGAAACAGCTTTTGAAAAAACACCGGCAGGAGATGTAGAAATTTCTGAGCAAGAGTTTTATGATAATGGAGTATTAATGGTAGCTATGGTAAGAGCAGGAGTAGAGCTTGCTTTTGAAGCAATGACTTCTTCTGGTATTATTGAAGAATCTGCTTACTATGAATCTTTGCATGAAACACCGCTTATCGCAAATACAATCGCTCGTAAGAAATTATTCGAAATGAATAGAGTGATTTCTGATACAGCGGAATATGGTTGTTATTTATTTGATCATGCGTGTAAGCCTTTACTAGGAGACTTCATGAAGAAAATAGATATAGATGTAATCGGAAAAGCATTTGATCAAGATAAAAGTAACGGAGTAGATAATGCCAAGTTAATAGAGGTGAATGCTGCTTTAAGAAATCATCCAATAGAAGTGGTAGGAGCTAGATTAAGAGCTTCTATGACGGCCATGAAACCAATAGTATAA
- the ilvA gene encoding threonine ammonia-lyase IlvA: MNTEVTTYFPQLEDIKKASSNIKEVAMVTPLMNSIRYSRKYDANILLKREDLQRVRSYKIRGAFNKISSLTKEQLTKGVVCASAGNHAQGVAFACHHLGIQGTIYMPSVTPKQKVEQTQMFGGSKVKIVLEGDTFDDASKAAKNACIAEGKTFVHPFDDPKTIEGQGTIGLEIFDQVDHPIDYIFVAVGGGGLASGLCGAMKALSPKTKIIGVEPQGAASMLTSIKENKNTEIFDIDKFIDGAAVQKVGDLNFDICKSYLSDMMTVPEGLVCQTILDLYNRDAIVVEPAGALTLAALEFYKEKIVGKNVVCIVSGSNNDITRTAEIKERALLYADLKHYFIVRFPQRAGALKQFVGEVLGPNDDITHFEYSKKSSRENGPAVVGIELKDKKDLEPLISRMKQYSFFGDYLNDKPDLFQFLV, encoded by the coding sequence ATGAATACAGAAGTGACGACATATTTTCCTCAATTAGAAGACATCAAAAAAGCATCTTCTAATATTAAAGAGGTTGCTATGGTTACACCTCTGATGAATAGCATTCGGTATTCACGTAAATACGATGCTAATATTTTATTAAAAAGAGAGGATTTACAACGTGTTAGATCCTATAAAATAAGAGGCGCTTTTAACAAAATTAGTTCTTTAACTAAAGAACAGTTGACTAAAGGAGTTGTGTGTGCTAGCGCTGGAAACCACGCACAAGGTGTTGCGTTTGCATGCCATCATCTAGGAATACAAGGGACTATTTATATGCCATCTGTAACTCCTAAACAAAAAGTAGAACAAACTCAAATGTTTGGCGGATCAAAGGTGAAAATTGTTTTGGAAGGTGATACTTTTGATGATGCATCAAAAGCAGCAAAGAATGCTTGTATTGCAGAAGGAAAAACGTTTGTTCATCCATTTGATGATCCTAAGACAATAGAAGGGCAAGGAACTATTGGTTTAGAAATATTTGATCAAGTGGATCACCCTATTGATTATATATTCGTAGCTGTTGGTGGCGGTGGCCTCGCTTCCGGACTATGTGGTGCTATGAAGGCATTATCTCCTAAAACAAAAATTATTGGTGTGGAGCCGCAAGGAGCGGCTTCTATGTTAACTTCTATAAAGGAAAATAAGAACACCGAAATTTTTGATATTGATAAATTCATTGATGGAGCAGCCGTGCAAAAAGTCGGAGATCTTAACTTTGATATTTGTAAATCATATTTATCGGATATGATGACAGTTCCAGAGGGATTGGTATGTCAAACTATTTTAGACTTGTATAATAGAGATGCCATTGTAGTAGAACCTGCGGGAGCATTAACTTTAGCCGCTTTGGAATTCTATAAGGAAAAAATAGTAGGAAAAAATGTAGTTTGTATTGTTAGCGGAAGTAATAATGATATTACTAGGACAGCAGAAATTAAAGAAAGAGCCTTATTGTATGCTGATTTAAAACATTATTTTATCGTTCGTTTCCCTCAAAGAGCTGGAGCCTTAAAACAATTCGTAGGAGAAGTTTTAGGACCAAACGATGATATCACCCACTTTGAATATTCAAAGAAGTCAAGTAGAGAAAATGGTCCAGCCGTTGTCGGTATAGAACTCAAAGATAAAAAAGATCTAGAGCCTTTAATTTCCAGAATGAAGCAATATAGTTTTTTTGGTGATTACCTAAATGATAAACCAGACCTGTTTCAGTTTTTGGTATAA
- a CDS encoding acyl-CoA thioesterase has protein sequence MKKFKTARESRVVISELMLPSHSNFSGKIHGGYILSLMDQIAFACGSKHSEAYCVTASVDKVDFLKPIEVGELVTMKASVNNVGKTSMVVGVRVESENIMTGKVKHCNSSYFTMVAKNDQGSSVPVPGLILENETAVRRFVRSIIRKEDAKSRRDRFKASEFQLEDHLELLKEYNVQIDL, from the coding sequence ATGAAAAAATTTAAAACCGCTAGAGAATCCAGAGTTGTCATTTCTGAATTAATGCTTCCCTCCCATTCTAATTTCAGTGGTAAAATTCATGGTGGCTATATCTTATCACTAATGGATCAAATTGCTTTTGCTTGCGGATCTAAACATTCCGAAGCATACTGTGTTACCGCCAGTGTGGATAAAGTTGATTTCTTAAAACCAATAGAAGTTGGGGAATTAGTAACTATGAAAGCCTCTGTAAATAATGTGGGAAAGACTTCTATGGTTGTTGGTGTAAGAGTAGAATCCGAAAACATTATGACTGGCAAAGTAAAACATTGTAACTCTAGTTACTTTACCATGGTTGCTAAAAATGACCAAGGAAGTAGTGTACCCGTTCCTGGTTTAATTTTAGAAAATGAAACAGCAGTGCGACGTTTTGTAAGAAGCATTATTCGTAAAGAAGATGCAAAATCACGAAGAGATCGATTTAAAGCTTCAGAATTTCAACTAGAAGATCACTTAGAACTACTAAAAGAATATAATGTTCAGATCGATCTATAA
- a CDS encoding 6-phosphogluconate dehydrogenase, which yields MKKTLFFIILGIVLLFTLWYTSVYFATYSEGVRSGELIKFSNKGIVFKTWEGEISQGISGAQIFSFSVEDRNDQVIKKLEEYQGRYVKLKYKERFATVSWLGDSKYFVTDVEEEESPHFRK from the coding sequence ATGAAAAAAACGTTGTTTTTCATAATTTTAGGAATTGTACTTTTGTTTACCTTATGGTATACTTCTGTATATTTTGCAACGTATAGCGAAGGTGTACGTAGCGGTGAACTTATAAAATTTAGTAACAAAGGTATTGTTTTTAAAACCTGGGAAGGTGAGATCAGTCAAGGTATTTCGGGAGCTCAAATATTTAGTTTTTCTGTAGAAGACAGGAATGATCAAGTCATTAAAAAACTAGAAGAATATCAAGGTAGATATGTAAAGTTAAAGTACAAAGAACGTTTTGCTACCGTTTCTTGGCTAGGAGATTCTAAGTATTTTGTAACTGATGTAGAGGAAGAAGAATCGCCTCATTTTAGAAAATAA
- a CDS encoding IPT/TIG domain-containing protein, whose translation MICFTLISKKNSIYAVLFLIILGITSCTKDADNLTFTAITSIEGIAPESGPGDTEVTITGIAFDTNENVTSVFFNDVEAVINSITATEIKAIVPRGAQTGIVKVITQGEETLGPEFTYIITPAQVSTLIRSEISGDVDGPVAEASFSSLWNIAEDDEGAIYITDYGNNKIRKIDVNNIVSTVAGMTGVTGSVDGTLAEATFSNPRSMIIDPDGNLILVDFNNNNVRKIDLTNQTVETIAGTGEFGLVNGIGSIAQFSSPIGIAIDTSGNLYVSDFSAATIRKITPDNVVSTFIGTGEVGSVDGPADVAQIGFVTGMEFDNDGNLIFGDGNRIRQVTPERVVSTIAGTGVDGDVDGESDIAQFDGLLDLDIDSEGNIIVVDFGNKKIRQLSPEGIVSTLAGTGEIGFMDGVPTIATFNNPRGLLVGENDIIYISTDDSIRIITPEF comes from the coding sequence ATGATATGTTTCACACTTATATCAAAAAAAAACAGCATTTATGCCGTTCTTTTTTTAATAATTTTGGGGATTACAAGTTGCACTAAAGATGCAGACAATCTTACGTTTACTGCTATTACTTCTATAGAAGGTATCGCTCCAGAAAGTGGGCCAGGAGATACCGAAGTTACAATTACTGGTATTGCCTTTGATACTAATGAAAATGTTACTTCTGTTTTTTTTAATGATGTAGAAGCTGTTATAAATTCTATTACCGCTACAGAAATTAAAGCTATTGTTCCGAGAGGTGCACAAACTGGGATCGTCAAAGTAATAACACAAGGAGAAGAAACCTTAGGTCCAGAATTCACATATATAATTACACCAGCACAAGTAAGCACGTTAATCCGTAGTGAAATATCTGGTGATGTAGATGGACCTGTTGCAGAAGCATCTTTTTCTTCTCTATGGAATATTGCTGAAGATGATGAAGGAGCTATTTATATAACGGATTATGGCAATAATAAAATTAGAAAAATTGATGTCAACAATATTGTAAGTACCGTTGCCGGAATGACAGGAGTTACCGGATCAGTTGACGGCACATTGGCTGAAGCTACTTTTTCGAACCCTAGAAGTATGATCATAGATCCTGATGGAAATCTTATATTAGTAGACTTTAACAATAATAATGTTCGAAAAATAGATCTTACCAATCAAACGGTTGAAACTATTGCGGGAACAGGAGAATTCGGATTAGTTAACGGAATCGGCAGTATAGCTCAGTTTTCTTCTCCCATTGGGATTGCAATTGATACTTCTGGAAATCTATATGTAAGTGATTTTTCAGCTGCTACTATTCGAAAAATTACGCCAGACAATGTCGTTAGTACCTTTATAGGAACTGGAGAGGTAGGTTCTGTAGATGGTCCTGCTGATGTAGCTCAAATTGGTTTTGTTACAGGAATGGAGTTTGATAATGACGGTAATCTCATATTTGGTGATGGTAATAGGATACGACAAGTAACTCCAGAAAGAGTGGTATCTACAATCGCAGGTACGGGAGTTGATGGTGATGTTGATGGAGAAAGCGATATCGCTCAATTTGATGGTCTACTTGATTTAGATATTGATTCTGAAGGAAACATTATTGTTGTAGACTTTGGTAATAAAAAAATACGCCAGCTTAGCCCAGAAGGTATCGTAAGTACACTTGCAGGTACCGGAGAAATTGGTTTTATGGACGGTGTTCCAACTATAGCTACATTTAATAACCCTAGAGGTCTGTTGGTTGGAGAAAATGATATTATTTATATATCAACAGATGATAGTATCAGAATTATAACACCAGAATTTTAG